One Papaver somniferum cultivar HN1 chromosome 10, ASM357369v1, whole genome shotgun sequence genomic window carries:
- the LOC113315934 gene encoding uncharacterized protein LOC113315934 translates to MLYSKGAVADIVKELIQGTPFWEDGKELISAMEPLVKVLRLVDGDGSTSGYIYEATDRARKAIKERCEEDPVKYMHIWELFEFRAKSNLLHEVHAAAMYLNPLFMFDGKISYTNEAVQAALSYIYDKLIDTTERTKFSQELLLYNGKHPKIFTSISIDQISNCHPRVWWEANGGSVPILRKVAIRLLSQPCSASACERNWSAFDAAQTKKRNRLAPQMLEDLVYIRMNSLMLKNSVNFELKDRDPINLENLAEWDTELVDGNLDEAIDEGFVADARSDLNAAWMDRMCSGIGTSSRMNYRHQ, encoded by the exons ATGTTGTACAGCAAAGGAGCTGTTGCTGACATAGTCAAAGAGCTTATACAAGGAACACCATTTTGGGAGGATGGGAAAGAGCTAATTTCAGCAATGGAGCCATTGGTAAAGGTATTACGGTTAGTCGATGGTGATGGGTCAACTTCAGGCTACATTTATGAAGCAACAGATAGAGCACGAAAGGCAATTAAAGAACGATGTGAAGAGGATCCTGTTAAGTATATGCATATATGGGAATTGTTTGAATTCAGAGCGAAATCTAACCTGCTTCATGAGGTTCATGCTGCTGCCATGTATTTGAACCCTCTTTTCATGTTTGATGGAAAGATTTCATATACTAATGAAGCTGTGCAAGCTGCCTTGTCATATATTTATGACAAACTGATTGATACCACTGAAAGAACCAAGTTTTCGCAAGAGCTTTTActctataatggaaaacatccAAAGATCTTTACAAGCATCTCAATAGATCAAATCAGTAATTGTCATccaa GGGTGTGGTGGGAAGCAAATGGAGGCTCTGTTCCTATACTAAGAAAGGTTGCCATTCGTTTATTAAGTCAGCCGTGTAGTGCTTCAGCATGTGAACGTAACTGGAGTGCTTTCGATGCCGCACAAACAAAAAAGAGAAACAGATTGGCTCCACAGATGTTGGAAGATCTGGTGTACATAAGGATGAACTCGTTAATGCTGAAAAATTCCGTGAACTTTGAGTTAAAAGATAGAGACCCAATTAATCTTGAAAATCTCGCAGAGTGGGACACTGAACTTGTTGATGGCAATCTGGATGAAGCTATTGATGAAGGTTTTGTAGCCGATGCTCGAAGTGACCTGAATGCTGCTTGGATGGATAGAATGTGTAGCGGCATTGGGACATCTTCGAGAATGAATTATCGTCATCAGTAG
- the LOC113315935 gene encoding uncharacterized protein LOC113315935, producing the protein MTKIKDKFWEYAEKLNNRFKCKYCKRDFPGGVARVKSHLSGIKGRDIAVCAQVPEEVQASAVIAVGEAGVNVSGTKRAKSSTGSVGESSVSVCEEPRLQQTSIPGMLSKKDKDAVDMKVALCFFLNNIAFNVIQTTGFIEMIKAVSEYGIGYSLPSYSTLRTKLVVNTKADVERYVNEVKESWSLTGCTIMSDIWTDMKKRSFINVIAYSPKGAVFLKSVERSGESNTGLFIREVLLPVIEEIGAENVVQIVTDNASNYGLACNLIMEEYPHIIKSKCAAHGVQLLFEDIYMILLIGLKIFFSKQERYMTISIGISFFWT; encoded by the coding sequence ATGACGAAgataaaagacaaattttgggaaTATGCCGAGAAACTGAATAACCGTTTCAAATGTAAGTACTGCAAAAGAGATTTTCCTGGAGGAGTAGCAAGAGTGAAGTCTCATTTATCGGGTATTAAAGGCCGTGACATTGCTGTTTGTGCACAAGTACCTGAGGAAGTACAAGCATCTGCTGTTATTGCAGTTGGGGAGGCCGGTGTTAATGTTAGTGGGACTAAAAGAGCTAAATCATCTACTGGGAGTGTTGGGGAGAGCAGCGTTAGTGTCTGTGAAGAACCAAGATTGCAACAAACTTCAATACCTGGAATGCTCAGCAAAAAGGATAAAGATGCGGTGGACATGAAAGTAGCTCTTTGTTTCTTCTTGAATAACATTGCTTTTAATGTTATACAGACAACAGGGTTTATTGAGATGATTAAGGctgtgtcggaatatggtattGGATATTCATTACCTAGTTATTCTACTCTTCGAACTAAGCTGGTTGTCAATACTAAAGCAGATGTGGAACGTTATGTAAATGAAGTCAAAGAATCTTGGAGTTTAACTGGATGCACCATCATGTCAGACATATGGACAGATATGAAAAAACGGTCGTTTATAAATGTGATTGCTTACTCACCAAAAGGGGCAGTATTCTTAAAATCAGTTGAAAGATCCGGAGAATCGAACACAGGTTTATTTATAAGGGAGGTACTTTTACCAGTTATTGAAGAGAttggtgctgaaaatgtagtgcAAATTGTGACCGACAATGCTTCAAACTATGGACTTGCTTGTAACCTGATCATGGAAGAGTATCCCCACATAATCAAATCAAAGTGTGCTGCTCATGGAGTTCAATTGCTATTTGAGGATATATATATGATTCTGTTGATTGGGTTAAAGATATTTTTCTCAAAGCAAGaaagatatatgaccatttctatAGGCATATCATTCTTTTGGACTTAA